A window from Thermomonas aquatica encodes these proteins:
- a CDS encoding DUF4123 domain-containing protein, with protein sequence MPMNARRRDQVIPQGQYESLHRMVFGHPARAVYAVMDGAMIEGLPGRLAKIAPDAACLFEGTLDPMLSAAAPWLVKLDPESTATQMALREGWNGHWGIVLLTDAGLDLRSVRSHLRRVLRVRAPDGASMLFRFYDPRAFRTVIPVLDPPARREFFGPIHGVYVEGRTPDCALFFARDGRPEPQALPLSTAA encoded by the coding sequence ATGCCGATGAACGCCCGGAGACGTGACCAGGTGATCCCGCAAGGCCAATACGAATCGCTGCACAGGATGGTCTTCGGGCACCCCGCGCGCGCCGTGTACGCGGTCATGGACGGCGCCATGATCGAGGGCCTGCCCGGCCGCCTGGCGAAAATCGCACCGGACGCGGCCTGCCTGTTCGAGGGCACGCTGGATCCGATGCTCAGCGCCGCCGCCCCGTGGCTGGTGAAACTCGACCCCGAGAGCACGGCCACCCAGATGGCCTTGCGCGAGGGCTGGAACGGCCATTGGGGCATCGTCCTGCTGACCGACGCCGGGCTCGACCTGCGTAGCGTGCGCTCGCACCTGCGCCGGGTGCTGCGCGTGCGCGCGCCGGACGGCGCCAGCATGCTGTTCCGCTTCTACGATCCACGCGCGTTCCGCACCGTCATCCCGGTGCTGGATCCACCGGCGCGCAGGGAATTCTTCGGTCCGATCCACGGCGTGTACGTGGAAGGCCGCACACCCGACTGCGCGCTGTTCTTCGCGCGCGATGGCAGGCCCGAGCCGCAGGCGCTGCCGCTGTCGACGGCGGCCTGA
- a CDS encoding type VI secretion system Vgr family protein: MPSLSTSNRMYFLALHEYGEDDLLIEEMAGHEAMSQLFEFRLRLLSERDDIDPRKIIAKPAILRIETWDSNHMGGERHWNGVVSRFQRTGRVSSADGEDLYSYECDIVPWFWFMTQHEDCRVFQNKTVREIVETIFDEFAYDDFRFELSEDHPSLEYCTQYHETSFDFISRLLEREGIHYYFRHNEEGGETRHILVFTDNNASNPALDPATIPFHHAGTAESFDAIRTLSLDQQMRTRKVTLRDWDYGKKKLVQEDTPTVLEIGEDRDLERYRYPGGFVESNVGKYRSRVIMEAEEASHMRFRGDSQVRTLAPGHTFTLEDHPFDEFDIEYMVLSVWHHGRNNLTNDGSASEYGNEFTLQPHEVTWRAPLSTPKAHVRGPQTALVTGPPGEEIHVDALGRIKIQFHWDRLGQYDEKSSCYVRVMQSWAGNGYGSLFIPRIGMEVVVGFLEGDPDQPIVTGCVYNGVNKPPYANDGYTTRSGIKTLSSKGGGGTNELRFEDKKGSEEVFLQAEKDFNVNVKNNRTESIGADSNHDIGGKHLIHVGGDRHLKVDGESFTGVTGNFYQGSKSDHEVWAQAELRLLGKSSVCMATKGTMDIHGGQKLVLEANTLISLKVGGSGIVIDPSGVSVVGPMIKQNSGGAPSAAINPSGFDVEQAQGTHSTEDGQVTDPIQQLQAQALINAAQQGQPFCAECEAARAAYQALMA, translated from the coding sequence ATGCCCAGTCTCTCCACCAGCAACCGCATGTACTTCCTCGCCCTGCACGAGTACGGGGAGGACGACCTGCTGATCGAGGAAATGGCCGGCCACGAGGCCATGTCGCAGCTGTTCGAGTTCCGCCTGCGCCTGCTCTCCGAACGCGACGACATCGACCCGCGCAAGATCATCGCCAAGCCCGCGATCCTGCGCATCGAGACCTGGGACAGCAACCACATGGGCGGCGAGCGCCACTGGAACGGCGTGGTATCGCGCTTCCAGCGCACCGGCCGGGTCTCTTCCGCCGACGGCGAGGACCTGTATTCCTACGAATGCGACATCGTGCCGTGGTTCTGGTTCATGACCCAGCACGAGGACTGCCGGGTCTTCCAGAACAAGACGGTGCGCGAGATCGTCGAGACCATCTTCGACGAGTTCGCCTACGACGATTTCCGCTTCGAGCTGAGCGAGGACCATCCCTCGCTGGAGTACTGCACGCAGTACCACGAGACCAGCTTCGACTTCATCTCGCGCCTGCTCGAACGCGAGGGCATCCATTACTACTTCCGCCACAACGAGGAAGGCGGCGAAACGCGCCACATCCTGGTGTTCACCGACAACAACGCCAGCAACCCCGCGCTGGACCCGGCCACGATCCCGTTCCACCACGCCGGCACCGCCGAATCCTTCGACGCGATCCGCACGCTCTCGCTGGACCAGCAGATGCGCACCCGCAAGGTGACGCTGCGCGACTGGGACTATGGCAAGAAGAAGCTGGTGCAGGAAGACACGCCGACCGTGCTCGAGATCGGCGAGGACCGCGATCTGGAGCGCTACCGCTATCCCGGCGGCTTCGTCGAGTCCAACGTCGGCAAGTACCGCTCGCGGGTGATCATGGAGGCGGAGGAAGCCAGCCACATGCGCTTCCGCGGCGACAGCCAGGTGCGCACGCTGGCGCCGGGCCACACCTTCACCCTGGAAGACCATCCGTTCGACGAATTCGACATCGAATACATGGTGCTTTCGGTCTGGCACCACGGCCGCAACAACCTGACCAACGACGGCAGCGCTTCCGAATACGGCAACGAATTCACCCTGCAGCCGCACGAGGTCACCTGGCGCGCGCCGCTGAGCACGCCGAAGGCGCATGTCCGCGGCCCGCAGACCGCGCTGGTGACTGGCCCGCCGGGCGAGGAGATCCACGTCGATGCGCTTGGCCGCATCAAGATCCAGTTCCACTGGGATCGCCTCGGCCAGTACGACGAGAAGAGTTCGTGCTATGTGCGCGTCATGCAGTCATGGGCGGGCAATGGCTACGGCAGCCTGTTCATCCCGCGCATCGGCATGGAGGTGGTGGTCGGCTTCCTGGAAGGCGATCCGGACCAGCCCATCGTCACCGGCTGCGTCTATAACGGCGTCAACAAGCCGCCGTACGCCAACGATGGCTACACCACGCGTTCCGGCATCAAGACGCTGTCGTCCAAGGGCGGCGGCGGTACCAACGAGTTGCGCTTCGAGGACAAGAAGGGCAGCGAGGAAGTCTTCCTGCAGGCGGAGAAGGACTTCAACGTCAACGTCAAGAACAACCGCACCGAATCGATCGGCGCGGACTCCAACCACGACATCGGCGGCAAGCACCTGATCCATGTCGGAGGCGATCGCCACCTGAAGGTGGACGGCGAATCGTTCACGGGCGTCACCGGCAACTTCTACCAGGGCAGCAAGAGCGACCACGAGGTGTGGGCACAGGCCGAGTTGCGGCTGCTGGGCAAGTCCTCGGTCTGCATGGCCACCAAGGGCACCATGGACATCCATGGCGGGCAGAAGCTGGTGCTCGAGGCGAACACCCTGATCAGCCTCAAGGTGGGCGGCAGCGGCATCGTCATCGACCCGAGCGGCGTCAGCGTGGTCGGCCCGATGATCAAGCAGAATTCCGGCGGCGCGCCGAGTGCCGCGATCAATCCCAGCGGCTTCGATGTCGAGCAGGCGCAAGGCACCCATTCGACCGAGGATGGCCAGGTCACCGACCCCATCCAGCAACTGCAAGCGCAGGCGTTGATCAACGCCGCGCAGCAGGGCCAGCCGTTCTGCGCCGAATGCGAAGCCGCGCGCGCCGCCTACCAGGCGTTGATGGCATGA
- a CDS encoding sensor histidine kinase produces MDAIQQLALASGIAIGGLSGAVVSAILQRRAQAREARRLAGLLASGSSPSADAAHPLSPLLAAISQRMTALHGAHDEHDAQRRQLSADMVRLMHQTDGAMRAKDRFLAAISHDLRQPLQSMDLALERLRREALPAQAGDVGQLQAGMRTLTDVLDSLLLLSQLDAGALRAQAAPCELQDLFAEVLAAQAEAAQRAGVALLAHAGRQAVYTDPGMLAGLLGRLIDNAIKASPRGGRVLLAARRHGGEIRIEVRDGGVGIAPIHQPRVFDEFFQVGNPERDHRKGFGLGLPIVSRLAALLGTRVELRSRLHAGSCFWLPLPRASVLQRPPRAVLLDADAAQRDALAAMLGSWGYAVHAEAAVDAACARIGGGVGAVDAVLCAIDADDDPAWALIRAAASRQAQAARIVLCSAPGPALLELAARHGAQALSRPPAPSKLRSLLAQRPLQALRGAA; encoded by the coding sequence ATGGATGCGATCCAGCAACTGGCGCTGGCATCGGGCATCGCCATCGGCGGGCTGTCGGGCGCGGTCGTGTCCGCGATCCTGCAACGGCGCGCGCAAGCGCGCGAAGCGCGGCGGCTGGCCGGCCTGCTGGCTTCCGGGTCGTCGCCATCGGCCGACGCGGCGCATCCGTTGTCGCCCCTGCTCGCGGCGATCTCGCAGCGCATGACGGCCTTGCATGGCGCGCACGACGAACACGATGCGCAACGCCGGCAACTGTCCGCGGACATGGTGCGGCTGATGCACCAGACCGACGGCGCGATGCGCGCGAAGGACCGTTTCCTGGCCGCGATCAGCCACGACCTGCGCCAGCCGCTGCAGTCGATGGACCTGGCGCTGGAGCGCCTGCGCCGCGAGGCCCTGCCCGCGCAGGCAGGCGACGTCGGGCAACTGCAGGCGGGCATGCGCACCCTGACCGACGTGCTCGACAGCCTGCTGCTGCTGTCGCAGCTGGATGCCGGCGCCTTGCGCGCGCAGGCCGCGCCCTGCGAATTGCAGGACCTGTTCGCCGAAGTGCTGGCGGCGCAAGCGGAAGCCGCGCAACGCGCCGGCGTCGCCCTGCTGGCGCACGCCGGCAGGCAGGCGGTGTACACCGACCCGGGCATGCTGGCCGGCCTGCTGGGGCGCCTGATCGACAATGCGATCAAGGCCAGCCCGCGCGGCGGGCGCGTGCTGCTGGCCGCGCGCAGGCACGGCGGGGAGATCCGCATCGAAGTGCGCGACGGCGGGGTCGGCATCGCGCCAATCCACCAGCCGCGCGTGTTCGACGAGTTCTTCCAGGTCGGCAATCCGGAACGCGACCACCGCAAGGGCTTCGGCCTCGGCCTGCCGATCGTGTCGCGGCTGGCCGCCCTGCTCGGCACCCGGGTCGAACTGCGCTCGCGGCTGCACGCCGGCAGTTGCTTCTGGTTGCCGCTGCCGCGCGCCTCGGTGCTGCAGCGCCCGCCACGCGCGGTGCTGCTGGATGCGGATGCCGCGCAACGCGACGCATTGGCCGCGATGCTCGGGTCGTGGGGCTATGCGGTGCACGCGGAAGCCGCCGTCGATGCCGCGTGCGCACGCATCGGCGGAGGCGTCGGTGCCGTCGATGCGGTGCTGTGCGCGATCGATGCCGATGACGATCCCGCGTGGGCCTTGATCCGCGCCGCCGCCAGTCGGCAGGCGCAGGCCGCGCGGATCGTGCTGTGTTCGGCGCCCGGCCCGGCATTGCTGGAACTGGCCGCTCGCCATGGTGCGCAGGCGCTGTCGCGGCCGCCGGCGCCGTCCAAGCTGCGCTCGCTGCTCGCGCAGCGGCCGCTGCAGGCATTGCGCGGCGCCGCCTGA
- a CDS encoding DUF4280 domain-containing protein, with amino-acid sequence MPIQVVNGAMLMCSFGVAPSSLVVLPTNMVLSGNQPAANILDHQPMVNIQPFGMCITPSNPQVAAATAAASGVLTPQPCIPMTQTPWMPGVPNLLIGNMPAVDNTCTCMCLWGGVVSVTSPGQFTELIP; translated from the coding sequence ATGCCGATCCAGGTGGTCAATGGCGCCATGCTGATGTGCAGCTTCGGCGTGGCGCCATCCAGCCTGGTGGTCCTGCCGACCAACATGGTGCTGTCCGGCAACCAGCCGGCGGCGAACATCCTGGACCACCAGCCGATGGTGAACATCCAGCCGTTCGGGATGTGCATCACGCCGTCGAACCCGCAGGTGGCGGCGGCGACCGCCGCGGCCAGCGGCGTGCTCACGCCGCAACCCTGCATCCCGATGACGCAGACGCCCTGGATGCCCGGCGTGCCGAACCTGCTGATCGGCAACATGCCGGCGGTCGACAACACCTGCACCTGCATGTGCCTGTGGGGCGGGGTGGTCAGCGTGACCAGCCCCGGCCAATTCACCGAGCTGATTCCCTGA
- a CDS encoding OmpA family protein — protein sequence MSTTKILRSALAIAVLAACGGLHAQDAQSAPSVDSIIESLKADAPAAGPGQTRALRPGAAAMATAPAPAPAKAKPASINMQINFEYNSAEIAGSSEKTMATLAKALASPQLEGRKFTVIGHTDASGSAAYNKALSDRRAAAVRRYLMDNGVAAARLKAMGKGESQLLNSEDPDAAENRRVEIQATGG from the coding sequence ATGAGCACGACCAAGATTCTCCGCTCCGCACTGGCGATCGCCGTGCTGGCCGCTTGCGGCGGCCTCCATGCGCAGGATGCGCAAAGCGCGCCGTCCGTGGATTCGATCATCGAGAGCCTCAAGGCCGATGCGCCCGCGGCCGGCCCGGGCCAGACCCGCGCGCTGCGCCCCGGCGCCGCCGCGATGGCCACCGCGCCCGCGCCGGCCCCGGCCAAGGCGAAGCCGGCCTCGATCAACATGCAGATCAACTTCGAGTACAACTCGGCCGAGATCGCCGGCAGCTCCGAGAAGACCATGGCCACCCTGGCCAAGGCGCTGGCCTCGCCGCAACTGGAAGGCCGCAAGTTCACCGTCATCGGGCATACCGATGCCAGCGGTTCCGCGGCCTACAACAAGGCGCTGTCCGACCGTCGCGCCGCCGCCGTGCGCCGTTACCTGATGGACAACGGCGTTGCCGCCGCGCGCCTGAAGGCGATGGGCAAGGGCGAGAGCCAGCTGCTCAACAGCGAGGATCCGGACGCCGCCGAGAACCGCCGCGTCGAGATCCAGGCCACCGGCGGCTGA